The Struthio camelus isolate bStrCam1 chromosome 5, bStrCam1.hap1, whole genome shotgun sequence genome has a segment encoding these proteins:
- the LRRC4C gene encoding leucine-rich repeat-containing protein 4C, which produces MLNKMSLHPQQIMIGPRFNRALFDPLLVVLLALQLLVVAGLVRAQTCPSVCSCSNQFSKVICVRKNLRDVPDGISTNTRLLNLHENQIQIIKVNSFKHLRHLEILQLSRNHIRTIEIGAFNGLANLNTLELFDNRLTTIPNGAFVYLSKLKELWLRNNPIESIPSYAFNRIPSLRRLDLGELKRLSYISEGAFEGLSNLRYLNLAMCNLREIPNLTPLVKLDELDLSGNHLTAIRPGSFQGLMHLQKLWMIQSQIQVIERNAFDNLQSLVEINLAHNNLTLLPHDLFTPLRLERIHLHHNPWNCNCDILWLSWWIKDKAPSNTACCARCHTPPSLKGRYIGELDLNYFTCYAPVIVEPPADLNVTEGMAAEMKCRASTSLTSVSWITPNGSVMTHGAYRVRIAVLSDGTLNFTKVTVQDTGLYTCMVSNSVGNTTASATLNVTALDNPGYTYFSTVTVETVEPSQDEAQTTEQVGPTPVTNWETTNMTTSLTPQSTRSTEKTFTIPVTDANNGIPGIDEVMKTTKIIIGCFVAITLMAAVMLVIFYKMRKQHHRQNHHAPTRTVEIINVDDELTGDTPIESHLPMPAIEHEHLNHYNSYKSPFNHTTTVNTINSIHSSVHEPLLIRMNSKDNVQETQI; this is translated from the coding sequence ATGTTGAACAAGATGTCCTTACATCCACAGCAGATAATGATAGGTCCTAGGTTTAACAGGGCCCTATTTGACCCCCTGCTTGTGGTGCTGCTGGCTCTTCAGCTTCTTGTGGTGGCTGGTCTAGTGAGGGCTCAAACTTGTCCTTCAGTCTGCTCCTGCAGCAACCAGTTCAGTAAAGTGATTTGTGTACGGAAAAATCTGAGAGACGTGCCAGACGGCATCTCCACCAACACCAGGTTACTCAATCTCCATGAGAACCAGATCCAAATCATTAAAGTGAATAGCTTCAAGCATCTGAGGCACCTAGAaatcctgcagctcagcaggaaTCACATCAGAACAATTGAAATAGGGGCCTTCAATGGTCTGGCCAATCTCAATACTTTGGAACTCTTTGACAATCGTCTGACCACTATCCCAAATGGGGCTTTTGTATACCTATCAAAACTGAAGGAACTGTGGCTGAGAAACAACCCCATTGAGAGTATCCCTTCTTATGCTTTTAACAGAATCCCGTCTCTCCGGAGGTTGGATCTGGGAGAATTGAAAAGGCTTTCATATATCTCAGAAGGTGCCTTTGAAGGTCTGTCCAATTTGAGGTATTTGAACCTTGCCATGTGCAACCTTCGAGAGATTCCTAACCTCACGCCACTTGTAAAACTGGACGAGTTAGATCTTTCTGGGAACCACCTGACTGCCATCCGGCCAGGTTCCTTCCAAGGGTTAATGCATCTTCAAAAATTGTGGATGATACAGTCTCAGATTCAAGTGATAGAAAGGAATGCTTTCGATAACCTTCAGTCACTTGTGGAGATCAATCTGGCACACAACAATCtaacactgctgcctcatgacCTGTTCACACCACTCCGTCTAGAAAGGATCCACTTGCATCACAATCCTTGGAACTGCAACTGTGATATCCTTTGGCTCAGCTGGTGGATTAAAGATAAGGCACCCTCCAATACTGCATGCTGCGCCCGTTGCCACACACCTCCCAGTTTGAAAGGAAGGTACATTGGTGAGCTGGACCTGAATTACTTCACATGTTATGCTCCGGTCATAGTGGAGCCACCAGCGGACCTCAACGTCACAGAAGGCATGGCTGCAGAGATGAAATGCCGAGCATCAACCTCCCTGACCTCTGTATCCTGGATTACTCCAAATGGATCTGTTATGACACACGGGGCATACAGAGTTCGGATTGCTGTGCTCAGTGATGGCACATTAAATTTTACAAAGGTAACTGTGCAAGACACAGGTTTGTATACATGCATGGTGAGTAACTCTGTTGGGAATACCACAGCTTCTGCCACACTGAATGTGACTGCCCTGGATAACCCTGGTTACACATACTTTTCAACCGTCACAGTAGAGACTGTGGAACCTTCTCAGGATGAGGCACAGACCACAGAGCAGGTTGGGCCCACACCAGTTACCAACTGGGAGACCACTAACATGACAACCTCACTTACTCCACAGAGCACAAGATCAACAGAAAAAACATTCACCATCCCTGTGACGGACGCAAACAATGGGATCCCAGGAATAGATGAGGTTATGAAGACTACCAAAATCATAATTGGTTGTTTTGTGGCTATCACTCTCATGGCTGCTGTGATGCTGGTAATTTTCTACAAAATGCGGAAACAGCATCACCGGCAGAACCATCATGCTCCAACACGGACTGTAGAGATCATTAATGTGGATGATGAGCTTACAGGTGACACACCCATAGAGAGTCACTTGCCCATGCCAGCAATAGAGCATGAGCACCTAAATCACTATAACTCTTATAAGTCTCCTTTCAACCACACAACAACAGTTAACACAATAAATTCAATACACAGTTCAGTGCATGAACCGTTATTGATCCGAATGAACTCAAAAGACAATGTACAAGAGACTCAAATCTAA